In Promicromonospora sp. Populi, one genomic interval encodes:
- a CDS encoding aminoglycoside phosphotransferase family protein — translation MSTDPATSVDAVLAIRAADGRYLARWVGGSPALPRLPFQMQYPPMNSELTDRVRVELGLDTIVLEPVDFTTVVLEAGPTSGSCPSDYGWVSAEHLLGQQPALDLWLTRTEPPRASWFTPGWFGRAEQFIRWELGSIGRRPAGPLRQVKHWSMSAVLRCRVDTGGDVYLKAVSPELAREPAVTTYLGSLGVGPFTQILVTSETDGWWLAEDFRGTEAEMVPLDRRVDCIRQVARIQRATIGRTEELRARGAICLDPATLAGRITELLARNDLWAAPEKPSNRNRGLSDDERARLRALGPRLQADLVALTALDLPQTVVHRDLHLGNAVIREDGILVHDWSFATVSFPLLDLGSWLHDATEEEARCYVDAYVDEWSDEIDPRIVREAWRLGKPLAAVAEMLKLVDLADAVGPYHEFSWLPMIYGWCRRLLNAAADVDLETQAWRM, via the coding sequence ATGTCCACTGATCCGGCCACGTCCGTCGATGCGGTCTTGGCCATCAGGGCCGCGGACGGGCGGTACCTGGCCCGGTGGGTGGGTGGCTCTCCCGCGCTGCCACGGTTGCCCTTCCAGATGCAGTACCCGCCGATGAACAGCGAGCTCACCGATCGGGTGCGCGTCGAACTAGGGCTCGACACGATCGTCCTGGAGCCGGTCGACTTCACGACTGTCGTGCTGGAGGCCGGCCCGACAAGCGGCTCCTGCCCATCCGACTACGGCTGGGTGTCGGCAGAGCACCTCCTCGGGCAGCAGCCGGCGCTCGACCTGTGGCTGACGCGGACCGAGCCTCCGCGGGCGTCGTGGTTCACACCGGGCTGGTTCGGGCGGGCAGAACAGTTCATCCGGTGGGAACTGGGATCCATAGGGCGTCGACCGGCAGGCCCGCTCAGGCAGGTGAAGCACTGGAGCATGTCGGCAGTGCTGCGCTGCCGGGTCGATACCGGTGGCGACGTCTACCTGAAAGCTGTGAGCCCCGAGCTGGCCCGCGAACCCGCCGTCACGACCTATCTCGGTTCGCTCGGAGTAGGCCCGTTCACCCAGATCCTCGTGACCTCGGAGACCGACGGCTGGTGGCTTGCCGAGGACTTCCGAGGAACCGAAGCGGAGATGGTCCCCCTAGACAGACGTGTCGACTGCATCCGTCAGGTCGCCAGGATCCAGCGCGCGACGATCGGGCGCACCGAGGAGCTCCGTGCCAGAGGCGCGATCTGTCTGGACCCGGCGACACTCGCCGGCCGGATCACCGAACTGCTCGCGCGCAACGACCTGTGGGCGGCCCCCGAAAAGCCCAGCAACCGCAACCGCGGTCTCTCCGACGACGAACGCGCCCGGCTGCGTGCCCTCGGACCCCGGTTGCAGGCCGACCTGGTCGCGCTGACCGCGTTGGATCTGCCGCAGACGGTGGTGCACCGCGACCTGCACCTGGGCAACGCGGTGATTCGCGAGGACGGAATCTTGGTCCACGACTGGAGCTTCGCGACCGTGAGCTTTCCGCTGCTCGACCTCGGCTCCTGGCTGCACGACGCGACCGAGGAAGAAGCTCGCTGCTACGTCGATGCTTATGTCGACGAGTGGAGCGATGAGATCGATCCGCGGATAGTGCGCGAGGCTTGGCGGCTGGGCAAGCCCCTGGCTGCTGTCGCCGAGATGCTGAAGCTCGTCGACCTGGCGGACGCCGTCGGGCCGTATCACGAGTTCAGCTGGCTACCGATGATCTACGGGTGGTGCAGGCGCCTGCTCAACGCCGCCGCCGACGTCGACCTGGAAACGCAGGCTTGGCGCATGTGA